The sequence below is a genomic window from Rudanella lutea DSM 19387.
TTATCGTCGAACTACTCAACACACCCGGTTGGCTCCAATACATCGGCGACCGTAACGTGCGCACGGAGCAACAGGCCGAAGAGTACCTGCGGCAGGGGCCGTTGAAAAACTACGAACGCTTCGGTTTTGGGCTGGGGCGGGTTACGCTCAAAGAAACCGGGGAGCCCATTGGCCTGTGTGGCTTTCTGCAACGCGATTATCTCGAACACCCCGATATTGGCTATGCCTTACTGCCGGCTTTCGTCGGGCAGGGGTATGCCTATGAGGTGGCCCGGCAAGCCCTGGTTGTTGGGTTCGGTGAGCTTGGGCTACCCAAACTTCAGGCCATCACGCTACCGACCAATGTGCCTTCGGTTGGGTTGCTGAAACGACTGGGCTTCACGCTCGAATCTGAGCTGACCCGCGAAGGCGACGATACCCTGCTGCTGTTTGGTCTTTCGGCTACTCGTTAACACGCCGGAGATTATCTAGATCATTTTGATCGCGCGGGCGACCAGCTGCCTGTTTCGCACGCACTAGATGATGGTATTGAATGAGCCTGATCGGAATTCCTTCTATCTCTACATTTGTTGCTTCCTCGTAGGTCTCGGTAAAGGTTAAGCCTTTGATACTTGTAATAACATCAATGGCAACAGGTTGACGTCCGAAAGTGAAAACGTCAAAAGCAGGGTTGTGTAGAAAATTCTCTGCTGTCATATCAAAGGTGGGCATTCCGAAAACAGAAAACGCATGACATAGGCGTTCGTAGTTTTCGGGTGTCTT
It includes:
- a CDS encoding GNAT family N-acetyltransferase, with the translated sequence MNRLVFETERLRLESLTLADSPFIVELLNTPGWLQYIGDRNVRTEQQAEEYLRQGPLKNYERFGFGLGRVTLKETGEPIGLCGFLQRDYLEHPDIGYALLPAFVGQGYAYEVARQALVVGFGELGLPKLQAITLPTNVPSVGLLKRLGFTLESELTREGDDTLLLFGLSATR
- a CDS encoding nucleotidyltransferase, with the translated sequence MANLFNDDFQDFLRALHQCDVRYVLVGGYSVILHGYSRTTGDMDIWVDKTPENYERLCHAFSVFGMPTFDMTAENFLHNPAFDVFTFGRQPVAIDVITSIKGLTFTETYEEATNVEIEGIPIRLIQYHHLVRAKQAAGRPRDQNDLDNLRRVNE